The DNA region CTAACATGGTCCACAttcaaccataaactgtcaacctccttttcaacagtaataaaacataaagaaaaccactgatgaaaaaacaacttaacatttaaaaagtcaaaaatataactttaaagctcaagaaaataattttaaaaagtaagctaagatgtcaaaaaacaaaattacagtggaaaatttgtgtttttaaaaggcaaatgtatgagaaagaaattcaaattcatgagtcTGGAAAATCAAAAAGCAAGGTAAGATTCaaagtcatgagtttaaaggtcaaaatatgagatagaattttacattttgagtcCAAAGGGTAAAACATAAGATTACCCAGCCAAAGTTAGGggttgaaatggtcaaaatatgaggaaaattttttaataatgagttaaaaagttgaaGCTGTGAatctgaaatgtcaaaatatgatattaaaagtaaaactcatgcactgaaaaggtcaaagtatggaataaaaagtcaaaatcctaagtttgagacAGAATTTTAAGaaacaagaaatgaaaacacaaattttcttttcCAGTGTTCCTggtttttttacctctttattttcactctttttcagatttgaatggctttaacaaggatatttgaaatcatcaaggttaagtttacatttttatactggagaaaatctCCAGACCTTATACTGGAGGGTCAGTTATGATGGAACTATGCAATGATCTTATGGATAttactgtaccacgggccaggGCCTTATGTTTGACTCCCCTGTTCTACaatctcagattttaaatgaTCCACTGAAAAGTATTGAAAAGTGCTAATGAGCAGTCCTATTTTTGACTCAAACCTGCCCTGAACAAAACCAAGATAGCACCGTCTtaatgcacaaatacattgccAATGTTTGAGTGCCATTTTGGCAGCTTTCAGGGGTTTCCTGCACTGAAAACAGGACAAGAAAATAGCCAAAATTGGACTTCTATCTGTGTTGCCATGCAGTAAAACAGGTgtcaatattgtttgatttctACTAGCATCCTGTTGAAGGTGTTAAAGTCTGGTGTCAAGACAACCCTCGTCTTTAGTATCATATGAAAGAGCCTGGCTTTATAAGACATTCGAGGTGTAAATCTGATTTCCCATTCATGCATTCAAGCACCAAAGGATCTCTGGATCCCTTTTAACTTGAAAACCACTCTCAAGGTGATCACTGATTACACTGGatacttgaaaataaaagaagaaaaacacctGCCACTCTTACATTAGCTTTGCTCTTTGAAGCAGCTCACATACCCAATTATCCTCTCTCCGTTTTTCTTTACTTCACTGTAAAGGTGAGTGGGAGGATGTAACATAGAGGGTGAGAAAGAAgcgggaggagagggagggtgttgctgtatgagagagagagagggagagagagatcaGAGCAGGAGCTGGCATCGGTGGTGATCAGACTGACTGCCGTGCTTTGAAATAATGTGATACAGGGGCAAGAAGACGGAGATTTTTAGCAAGATTTCAGGAGAGGAAGCTGCTGTTTTCACCTGATATGGAATACAAGATTGCTCTGACGGAAACAGGTGatcttttagtttttattctctTGAAATACTCAGATTAAACTGCTCTGGGATGATTTTAGGACATTTCTTCTCCTATTGTATTTATTATACCAGCTGTGTTTGAGTATGATGCTTtattaaagctaaaaaaaacgTCTTTATACAGGATGGTACCCATGTTAAATGAATTATCTTTAAATATTCATGATTATTAAGGGTCACATGTTTAAATCTTAAAGTCCAACTATATATTTTGAGAGCAAATAAGTGGAGAAAGTGATGTTTAATGTCTAGCTGATAAAAGTGCATGCACAAGTGTGAACCAAAAGCACAAAGAAGTGTGtagatgtgtgcatgtgtgggaaTTTGTGCATGGCAGCATTGGTAGGGAGGAGGGGATACGTGTAGAAGACAGATGGCCACTCAGTGGAGTTgttccccctctccctctctgtttcttGCTCCCTCCTGGGTCCGACATCTTTTCCCTGTCACCTCTCCAGACTCATATCCACTGTTTGTTTGTCCTCACCTCTCTCAccatcttctttttttaaaccatccCCTCCTTCATTCAGATCTTTACTcacttttctgctcttttctctctccaaacttcacagctgcgTCCTGTCAGGCTTTTTGCTGATGAAATCAACTTGAAAATATCAGGAGATTTTTGGTGTGATTGTCACTCTTGCCCCTGCTGATTCAGCACACAAGACACTGAGGGGATTTGGGggcaaaacacagaaaaggatGACAGGCAGTGACATCCAGTGAGCATTGTGTTTTTTCAGACTAGCATTAGTTTCTGAGACCTATCTGCTTGTCCCACCTGGGTTTTTATTAGAGTCAACAGAGGTTAAAGTTTGggaaactgtcacacagccatATTTCTTCATCGTAGCATGTTTATTTTCATCCCACTTTGTCCAAAGTGACATCTCTTCACCTTAGAAGCTATCACAGATATTTGACTAAACATCCCAGGTTCAGTGATGCATCCCAGGTTACTCCCCTCCCACCTCCCCATCCTCCTACTCCTGCTTTTAATGTGGGGACCAAAGGAGTCCAGGGCCCAGAATGACACAGAGCCCATCATCCTGGAGGGGAAATGTTTGGTCGTATGTGACTCCACTCCTTCCTCCGAGCCGGCCGGTAACGCTCTGGGCATGTCGGTCCGCTCCGGCTCAGGCAGAGTGGCCTTCTCGGCCAGCAGGCAGACGAACCACGAGCCCACAGACATGAGCAACCGCACCATGATCATCTACTTTGATAATGTGAGTATAAATCTAACCATGTATGTCACAAAACTCACCTCTGAAAGACGAGGAATTACTTTTTCCAACAATTCTAGATCTTCCCCATGGCTTTGTCtctatttcaaagaaaaaggaTATCTTTTCTGTGCATCAATCAAAATCAAGCTCCAGTTTTCTCCACACAGCTCTCATTTTTAAGCAGCTTCAGCCAGACGACCTCTGACAATAAGATGCACATACGATTAGATTTCAGAGGTGGAGGAGGCTGATAATGAGGTCAACACTGAATTTCAGACAGGGCAGCTTTTCACCAACTTTTAGGGCTATTCTGGGAAATATTTTGGGAGACCTTTGCAGTGTTAAATAATGATTCAAGAGGCCAAGGAGTGTGCAGCTGAAGCAGCTATCTGTTGACACTAACCCTCATCAAGTCAAGttgaataaatgtttaaaagcatttttcttaCTAAGTAAAACTCAGGCAGAAGCAGAGAAAGTTATGAACTAAGAGCCACAATGAACAATGCCTTACAGTATGATCAATGCAAATAAGGGGCAATCAtctatgaaaaaatataaataaaggtgATTTATTTCATCAcaacctttcaaaaaaaaagtatttttgtggGTTTGTTATTTGTTATTCTCatttcattgaaaataaaactatgttaaaccctagtatatggctgaccacaactaTCCCGGATGCTTGTTGTAATGCCGGACAGGTTAGAGGAGTAGCTCCGCCTACTCCCCAGAACAAGGTAGTCACAGCACTGAAGACGGAGCATTATCTGCCAGTTAGACTGTTTAAGACTGTTTCACAGGTTCATtgcattcatctgggaaagctcccatagaaagtgtttgggaagggcaggatttttaaaaaaatttctcGAAAGacgattggaggaacgttctgtctgtcgcattcatgacgggccaatcagaaagACAAGATAATACAACATTACCGCTGCCTTAGACTGTTAATGGCGGGGCTTCTCTGTGAGTGAAATTGATGCCAAGGTGTCAAGATGTGCAAAAACGTCTCTGCCAAGACGAGAtttcagtgtggctttttgctcttgttttaaacagaaatgtggtccagtttcgATTAAACTGCCGTTTTCCtgcagctacatccgagctaacatCTACCGCGGCAGCAGCCATGGGTTTCACTTGTAAACCCATCCGTAACAATCACAGATCTGTGCCGAAGCAGGCCGGGAGAAGAGCCaacacatcttttctgtcacagaaagctttcagtgtggctctctgccattgttttaataaagacatgttgTCCAGTTCAGACAAGATTGCAGCTatggctaagtccgagctaatcactccactcagtggcgtgcacagactttttcaagggcatgGGCGAAAAGAAAAGGGCGCATACAGTGCGTTCtcaccactgaagagggcactgaGTTTTGCGTGTTttcaagggcactttagacatgttatacaaatggcacattatatagcatATAATGAAATagcatttcctgtattctagtgcattctaacaccatattagcaccagataatccaaactggttctgtgagatatagttctggctcaatatagatcaaaaaagggcccaacataaaagtcatgcaacagtaatgtttcatagtatttcttggtcctaatggtcttctggagtttagtgtgttttttccacccaagagggcagtttagtgtgttttgccaaccaggagggcactttagcgtgcgTTTTAGGCAGTTGGGccacgggggggggggctcgTGCTGTCGGCAGAAGAGCGATAGcatctttcacatcatgaaagattttagagttgtttttagtctttatgtcatacagaaatgtggtccagttctagcaAAACTGACGCTATGCCAAAAATAAGACCTGATCATAATAAAATTCTCTTTTGAACCCAGTATTGTGATACATATGATAACACAAACTCATACAGAGCAATACTTAAAGAAGTTTTTTACCTAACCTGCATTGCTGCCTGGTTAAATAACAGAGCACTTCTTATTTGAATAGTTTGACTGACCCACAGCTTCAGAACAGCCACTGCAAAGGTTTGATCACCTCTGTTTTAACTCTAAATCTTCAAAGTGGAAATGGCTGGTTGACCTTAAAGCTTTAACTTGGTGATAGTATTATAGAGCAACATAAACATGACCTTTGCAGTCATTAAAGTTCAGGTAAAGTGATGTaataaaatctgtatttaggtttgttgtatgacaggccaccgTGTTATGAACCAAAATGCCAAAGtgcagtcatgaaaaacatctctaagctTAAAAAAATTACGCTTCAAAATTatggaaaatgaggcagtaagaTGTgttctaggatggtgtgggcgtgtcctTGAATGatctgaagccacacccactcatgagaaatacaatcctcttagattttaaaaagtgcttctgatcagagtgaAGCTTCCTGGCtctgccagagcagagagacagaagtttgggattaaatttattgttttctggtacaaatatCTCCGTTTTGAAACCTTTACAGCCTGTAGGCCACCGTAGCTGAAAGATtagggaaatttacctcacaatgtgcaaaaacacagcatgtactGTAACTGGAttttaactttcagtgaaggAAGTGACATCAGGTAACGACACACTGTACCGAGATGAACAGcttgttaattttttaatcattgtgaCATTAGGGCAGTGaggtaattccccatcaagactggtgatgccATTGGCTCctgtatttaataaataaaactaagccaggaaagaggtgaacaactttctaatggtcataatccaaaattcagtcactcATGGAGCTCAATGTTtcacagcaaccttattccaacatatctgtgttaaaacacaaagtttgtatttgactttacagggactGTAAGGTTTGTTTTTCTATAAAGTTGAATGGACATTGTCTCACCTTTCTTCGTCTCCCTCTCTAATTGTTACAGATTTTGGTGAACGTTGGCACTCATTTTGACCAAGAAAGCAGCGTCTTCCACGCTCCGAGAAGAGGAGTGTACAGCTTCAACTTCCATGTTGTGAAGGCTTACAACAGACAAACTATTCAGGTATGAGACCTCAGAAGCATGCAGTCCTTTATCCCTTATGTTTGTCTGATCATGGCAGATGGCTGCTTGTAAgcgagtctggttctgctcgaggtttctgcctgtttgaggaagattttcttctttttggggGGGCTTTCCTTGGTGGATTAATTAGGGTCTCTCCAAACACTTTTACTGGTATGGTCTGGACCAGTAATTCCCAAAGTGGGGGCTTGGATGCAATGGGGGTTGCAACctctttggggggggggtgcttTCCAAAACATTGTTTCCAGAGTGACTTGAGGCATGTTTAAGATGCCAGTGAGTGAACATGACTGTGCATGACTGTATCATTATATGCTTGAACACCTGGATAGTGGGGTTAAGTCctgggtcctgggctgaaaagtttgggaaccactggtctagatgaGGGCTGTAATACCAGATTTATTAACTGTGATTGGACACTCTGTCtttggtaatttcttgttttcttcttctgtacCCAAAAAGGAACACAGGCAATTTCCTTCACTCTGTCTacattgcacaaatacattggcagcATTCCAGTGTTGAAACGTTACCAGTGCATTTGTTTATTTCGTCCTCTCTCTTGTTAAaatattgcattgtttttaaacaCAAGGCATTACACCAGTTGAAACTGAGGTACTAAAAATGATGACAACCTTATTCATTGTTAGGGTTGTCCAGAATTTtaactttgtttcatttttagtcaaaattaaacaatatGAATGCTGATTTTGAAGCCATACCAATATGATTATTGATCCTAGACAGCACATATTGACTTATGTCTTGGTTTTAATGACcccaaactcctgcacattttgtaaagtgcacaaaaaaaacaaaaaaaacaaaacaccagtcTGGTGCAATGTAGAGACAGTGTGCAGAAGTTTCCCCGTAGATTTTGATGGACTCATTCTTCTCATATGCACCTGTTTTGATGaagtttttcaaagcctctgaactttatagggatgcacaatatcatcaACATGATAACGCTATCTGCCGGTGTTACCTTAAAGAGTTAATTTGTATCAGCAGAGCTGGAAATTTCCGCTGATCTTCACAACCAATATATATGATACAGATATcagcctatgtcagctgtaaatgctGATATATGCCGTATATTTAGCAGAAAGTCCTCTTGTGAATTGTGTTTTATCCATGATACCTtgtcttttgagtgtttttccaCTGCTTAAGGTATTTATTATGTTATCTaatttttccttccttttttattcttctATTTAGTCTGTCAAATTTGTTACTACTTCTTGTtgtattctttttatttttaaaacaatgattatttttctttttattgtgtttttcagtgataaacttttttttatttttgcctttaataagtgctatataaataaacattattattattattattattattattgttaataataataatattttattattattgttattattataaatatcaACTGTATGTAAATAATAAGTTTGTACTAAGTGATAAGCTTGTGGGGTTTTTCGGCAGGACCACCAGAAAAATGTCGgctgaaatctttttctttgtttatcctcattCGTGAAACTTTAACGTGgatttcaaggactgaagttttaagtctgaactacatttatatcaATATTAGTATCAGCAAAAATACATTTGGTTTTATTGGATATTGAAAAAATCTcattattgtgcatccctgttACTTTTAATACTATCAGTCAGTAAGAAAACTGATCTTTATAGAAAACATCCAGGTATAATTAGTTTGATGATTtggcgctttataaataaagactgactgactgatctGCTTTCCTGTAGGTCAGTCTGATGTTGAACGGCTGGCCCATGATTTCAGCGTTCGCTGGGGACCAGGACGTGACCAGAGAAGCAGCCACTAACGCCGGCCTGGTGATCATGGAGAAGGGGGACAAAGCCTACCTGAGACTGGAGCGAGGAAACCTGATGGGGGGCTGGAAGTACTCAACCTTCTCTGGGTTCCTGGTCTTCCCCTTGTGAGGACGGTGGAGGAAGATTTCAAGCAGTGATAGAAAGAGAAAAGGCTTCAATCTGTAACTCTTTATACAATGCATGAAAGGATGTGCTTTATGCAAAACGAGATAAATATAATCGTCACTTGAGGCcaggagaaaaagaggggaaatAAGCCAAAATATGGAAGCCTTtagaggacatgcatgcatgcattttactGTATGTTTGGGCCTGTGTccattgctgctgtttttttgtgctAACACCAGCTTCACACCAGCACTTGTGCTGAGAGGTCACAAAAGCTGACTTCTGAGTCCCTCAGCTCTATCCATAGTGTTGTTTTTAACTATTTAATAGCTTAATAGTTTCCTTAAAATTTCGCAGCAGTTGTACACCTGGAAactttacctttaaaaacatgacttagGTTGGTTTCTCCTCCCCCgttgttgttgacaaagctggtatCAGAAgcccgccccttcttgattttaatTGGTCAGAAGTGACACTAATGAACACAGTGTTACTCCAAAAGTAGAACTACTTTCAACTGAGGGTACtcagtttgattgattgattgattgattgattgagtgAGTGATTGTACTTCATTTCCGTTTCATGCACgtctttatttgctttttatttaaaatctgcTGCAACAAAGGTTACTTTTCTGGACCAGAACTCGAGTTTTCATAatcattttaaccaaaaaagtCACCTGGGAGAAAAGAACAAGAAAAGAAACTGCACCTGTGGATTGGGCCCTTACTCGATGTATAATGAGtcaattttggttgttttcttaagaTCTAGTCTCGTTTATCTTGTTATTTT from Cheilinus undulatus linkage group 13, ASM1832078v1, whole genome shotgun sequence includes:
- the cbln12 gene encoding cerebellin 12, which gives rise to MHPRLLPSHLPILLLLLLMWGPKESRAQNDTEPIILEGKCLVVCDSTPSSEPAGNALGMSVRSGSGRVAFSASRQTNHEPTDMSNRTMIIYFDNILVNVGTHFDQESSVFHAPRRGVYSFNFHVVKAYNRQTIQVSLMLNGWPMISAFAGDQDVTREAATNAGLVIMEKGDKAYLRLERGNLMGGWKYSTFSGFLVFPL